In Candidatus Binatia bacterium, the sequence CCCGAGAAGGCGCATGGATCAATTCGTTCACCTGAATCAGCTGCTCGCGCACGCGCTCAGCTTCATCGTCTTCTTCTTCCTCGTGCGCGCCGCGTTCGCGGCGATCATCTATCCGCCGATGCGGGAGCGGAAAGAGCGCATCCTGGCCGAGCTGGCCGGGATCGAGAAGGGGAAGGCCGCCGTCGAAGATCTCAAGGCCCAGTACGAGGGGCATCTCAAGCGCATCGAAGCCGAGAGCCGCGACCGGATCCAGCAGGCCGTCGCCGAGGGACAGCGCGTGGGCGCCGAGATCCGGGAGATCGCCCGGAAGGAGGCGCAGGAGACGATCACGCGCGCGCGCGAGGAGATCGTCCTCGAGCGCGACAAGGCGCGGGTCGAGCTCAAGAACGAAGTCGTCGAGCTCGCGGTGGAGATCGCGGAGAAGGTGGTCCGGGAGGAGCTCACGCCCGCGCGCCACCAGAAGCTGCTCGACGAGTTCCTGGCCGGGGTCGGCGAGGCGCGGTGATCTCGGTCACGCTGGGGCGCCGCTACGCGCGCGCCCTCCTTCACCTGGCGCAGAAGCACGGCTCCCTGGACACGGCCGAGGAGGAGCTCCGCGAGATCGCGGGGCTCGCGCGGCGCGACGTCCGCGTCCGCCGCTTCTTCGAAACGCCGGGCATCGCGCGCGCGGAGAAGATCGCCTTCCTCGAGAAGTCCTGGAAGCCGCGTCTGTCGCGCCCGGTGTACGGGCTCCTGATCGTCCTGCTCCGCCGCCGCCGGCTGGATCACCTGATCGTGATCGCGGACGAGTTCCAGAAGCTGGCCGAGCAGGCGAAGGGACTGAGCCGGCTCCAGGTCCGGACGGCCGTCCCGCTCTCCGAGGCCCAGGCCGAATCGCTGACGCGCGCGCTGACCGCGCGCACCGGACGCACCATCGTGCTCACGCGCGAGGTGGACCCCTCCCTGATCGGGGGCGCGGTCGTCTCGCTGGATCATCATGTCATCGACGGGACCCTCGCGACGGAGCTCTGGCGGATACGCCGCCGGCTCCTCGCCACCCGGGTCCACGGCTGAGGTTCGACCATGGCATTCAAGCCTGAAGAAGTGAGCGCGGTGCTCGAGCAGGAGATCGAGCGGTACGAGTCCCGGCTCGAGATGGAGAGCGTGGGAACGGTGCTGCAGGTGGGCGACGGCATCGCCCGCGTCTGGGGGCTGGACGACGCCATGTCCGGCGAGATGGTGCTGTTCCCCGGCGACGTGAACGGCATCGTCCTGAACCTGGAAGAGGACAACGTCGGCGTGGCGCTCTTCGGCTCCGAGGAGGCGATCAAGCAGGGCGACACGGTGCGCCGCACCGGGAAGCTCGCGTCGATCCCGGTCGGCGAGGCGATGGTCGGCCGCGTCGTGAACGCGATCGGCATTCCCATCGACGGCAAGGGCCCCATCGCCACCACCGAGACGCGATCGCTCGAGGGTCACGCGCCCGGCGTGGTGGATCGCCAGCCGGTGAACCAGCCGGTGCAGACCGGCCTCAAGGCGATCGATTCGATGATCCCCATCGGACGCGGCCAGCGCGAGCTGATCATCGGCGACCGCCAGACCGGCAAGACCGCCGTCGCGATCGACACGATCCTGAACCAGAAGGGGGGCGACCTCTTCTGCATCTACGTCGCCGTCGGCCAGAAGGACTTCACCGTCGCCAAGGTGGTGAAGATCCTCGAGGACCACGGCGCCATGGAGTACACGACCGTCGTGGCCGCGGGCGCCAGCGAGACGGCGCCGCTCCAGTACATCGCGCCCTATACGGGCTGCGCCATCGGCGAGTACTTCCGCGACAAGGGGAAGCACGCGCTGGTGATCTACGACGATCTGTCGAAGCACGCCGCGGCGTACCGCCAGCTCTCGCTGCTCCTGCGCCGGCCGCCGGGCCGCGAAGCGTACCCCGGGGACGTCTTCTATCTCCATTCGCGGCTCCTCGAGCGCGCGGCCAAGCTGAACGACAAGCTCGGCGCGGGCAGCCTCACGGCGCTCCCGATCATCGAGACCCAGGCGGGCGACGTCTCGGCGTACATCCCGACCAACGTCATCTCGATCACCGACGGGCAGATCTTCCTGGAGAGCGATCTCTTCTTCGCGGGCATCCGCCCTGCGATCAACGTCGGCATCTCGGTGTCGCGCGTCGGCGGCAAGGCGCAGACCAAGGCGATGAAGAAGATCGCCGGACGCCTGCGGCTCGACCTGGCGCAGTACCGCGAGCTCGCCGCGTTCGCGCAGTTCGGCTCCGACCTGGACAAGGCGACGCAGGCGCAGCTCACGCGCGGCGAGCGCATGGTCGAGCTGTTGAAGCAGGGGCAGTACCAGCCGATTCCGGTGGAGCGCCAGGTGGCGATCGTCTACGCCGGCACGAACGGCTACCTGGACGATCTCCCGGTGACGTCGATCCGGGACTTCGAGATCGGCCTGTACGAATTCCTCGACCAGAAGTACGCCGACGTCATCCACGACCTGCGCGCGAAGTACGAGCTGACCGACGCGATCGAAACCCGCCTGAAGAAGGCGATCGAGGCGTACAAGGTCGAGTTCGCCGCGCGGAAGAGGAAGCCTTGAGGGCCGGCAGGACCCGGTAATGGCCACCCTTCGCGAAATCCGGACGCGGATCCGCTCCGTGCGGAACACCGCGCAGATCACGAAGACCATGGAAATGGTCTCCGCGGCCAAGCTTCGGCGCGCGCAGACGGCCGTCGAGTCGGCGCGGCCCTACGCCAAGCTCCTCGGGGAGGTGCTCCAGAATCTGGCGCAGGCCTCGGGGGACGTGCTCCACCCCGCCTTCGTGCGGCGCGAGGTGCGAGCGCGCGTGATCGTGCTCGTCACCTCGGACCGCGGCCTCGCCGGGGCGTTCAACGCGAACCTCATCCGGGCCGTGGAAGCGCTGATGCGCGAATCCCCCCGGCCGACCCGGCTCGTCCTCCTGGGCAAGAAGGGCTATGCCTACTTCCGGCGACGGAACGCCGACGTGTTCTCCTTCCGCGACGACATGGGCGGCGTGGCGGACTGGAAGTACGCGGAGGGACTGAGCCGCGACCTGCTCGATCAATTCCTCTCCGGAGCGATCGACGAGGTCGACCTGGTCACCACCCACTTCAAGAGCGCGCTCTCGCGGGAGATCGTCGTCGAGCCGCTCCTCCCGCTCGGGTCGGTGCGCGCCGCGGGAACCCCCGCGCGCGACTATATCTTCGAGCCGGGCCCCGAGGAGATCCTGGCCCGGATCGTCCCCTATTTCCTCGCGATGCGCCTCTACACGGCTCTCGCCGAGTCGGCCGCCTCCGAGCACGGCGCCCGCATGATCGCGATGGGCTCGGCGACCAAGAACGCGAACGAGATGATCCAGAACCTCACGCTCCACATGAACCGGACCCGGCAGGCCACGATCACCCGCGAGATCGTCGAGATCGTCGGCGGGGCCGAGGCGCTGAAGTAAAGGAAGGGCGATGGCGAACGCGAACGGCAAGAAGGGCAGCACCGAAGGCAACATCGGCGAGATCATCCAGGTCATCGGACCCACGGTGGACGTGCGGTTCGAGCCGGAGCGGCTCCCGAAGATCCTGAACGCGCTGACCATCCAGGATCCCGACAGGGGAATCGACCTCACCGTCGAGGTGGCGCTCCACATCGGGGACGAAGTGGTGCGCTGCGTCGCCATGTCCTCGACCGACGGCGTCACGCGCGGCATGGCCGTGCGCGACACGGGCGGCCCGATCACCGTGCCGGTCGGCCGTCAGACCCTCGGCCGCGTCTTCAACCTGCTCGGGGAGACGATCGATCAGTCGGGCCCCGTGTCGGAGCCCGGGAAGCGCCTCCCGATCCACCGCGCGCCGCCGTCGTTCGAGGAGCAGGAGACCGTGACCCGGATCTTCGAGACCGGCATCAAGGTCGTCGACCTGCTCGCGCCGTACGCCAAGGGCGGGAAGATCGGCCTCTTCGGAGGCGCCGGACTCGGCAAGACCGTCATCCTTCAGGAGCTGATCCGGAACATCGCCACCGAGCACGGCGGCTTCTCGGTCTTCTCCGGCGTCGGCGAGCGCACGCGCGAAGGGAACGACCTCTGGCTGGAGATGAAGGAGTCGGGCGTCATCGACAAGACCGTGATGGTGTTCGGCCAGATGAACGAGCCCCCCGGCGCGCGGCTCCGCGTCGCGCTCACGGGCGTCACCATGGCCGAGTACTTCCGCGATCAGGAGAACCAGGACGTCCTCTTCTTCGTGGACAACATCTTCCGCTTCACGCAGGCGGGCTCGGAGGTATCGGCGCTCCTCGGCCGCATGCCGAGCGCGGTCGGCTACCAGCCGACCCTCTCCACCGAGATGGGGGCGCTTCAGGAGCGGATCACGTCGACCAAGCGCGGCTCGATCACGTCGGTGCAGGCGATCTACGTGCCCGCCGACGACCTGACCGATCCGGCCCCGGCCACCACGTTCACGCATCTCGACGCGACGACCGTGCTCTCGCGGCGCATCTCGGAGCTCGGGATCTATCCCGCCGTGGATCCGCTCGACTCCACGTCGCGGATCCTCGATCCGAACATCGTGGGCGAGGAGCACTACAACCTGGCGCGCGCCGTGCAGAAGATTCTCCAGCGCTACAAGGAGCTCCAGGACATCATCGCCATTCTCGGCATCGACGAGCTCTCGGACGACGACAAGCTGATCGTCGCGCGGGCGCGCAAGATCCAGCGCTTCCTCTCGCAGCCCTTCTTCGTGGCCGAGCCGTTCACCGGCACGCCGGGCAAGTACGTGAAGCTGGAGGACACGATCCGCTCGTTCCAGCGGATCGTC encodes:
- the atpF gene encoding F0F1 ATP synthase subunit B; this translates as MDQFVHLNQLLAHALSFIVFFFLVRAAFAAIIYPPMRERKERILAELAGIEKGKAAVEDLKAQYEGHLKRIEAESRDRIQQAVAEGQRVGAEIREIARKEAQETITRAREEIVLERDKARVELKNEVVELAVEIAEKVVREELTPARHQKLLDEFLAGVGEAR
- the atpH gene encoding ATP synthase F1 subunit delta, producing the protein MISVTLGRRYARALLHLAQKHGSLDTAEEELREIAGLARRDVRVRRFFETPGIARAEKIAFLEKSWKPRLSRPVYGLLIVLLRRRRLDHLIVIADEFQKLAEQAKGLSRLQVRTAVPLSEAQAESLTRALTARTGRTIVLTREVDPSLIGGAVVSLDHHVIDGTLATELWRIRRRLLATRVHG
- the atpA gene encoding F0F1 ATP synthase subunit alpha; its protein translation is MAFKPEEVSAVLEQEIERYESRLEMESVGTVLQVGDGIARVWGLDDAMSGEMVLFPGDVNGIVLNLEEDNVGVALFGSEEAIKQGDTVRRTGKLASIPVGEAMVGRVVNAIGIPIDGKGPIATTETRSLEGHAPGVVDRQPVNQPVQTGLKAIDSMIPIGRGQRELIIGDRQTGKTAVAIDTILNQKGGDLFCIYVAVGQKDFTVAKVVKILEDHGAMEYTTVVAAGASETAPLQYIAPYTGCAIGEYFRDKGKHALVIYDDLSKHAAAYRQLSLLLRRPPGREAYPGDVFYLHSRLLERAAKLNDKLGAGSLTALPIIETQAGDVSAYIPTNVISITDGQIFLESDLFFAGIRPAINVGISVSRVGGKAQTKAMKKIAGRLRLDLAQYRELAAFAQFGSDLDKATQAQLTRGERMVELLKQGQYQPIPVERQVAIVYAGTNGYLDDLPVTSIRDFEIGLYEFLDQKYADVIHDLRAKYELTDAIETRLKKAIEAYKVEFAARKRKP
- the atpG gene encoding ATP synthase F1 subunit gamma, producing the protein MATLREIRTRIRSVRNTAQITKTMEMVSAAKLRRAQTAVESARPYAKLLGEVLQNLAQASGDVLHPAFVRREVRARVIVLVTSDRGLAGAFNANLIRAVEALMRESPRPTRLVLLGKKGYAYFRRRNADVFSFRDDMGGVADWKYAEGLSRDLLDQFLSGAIDEVDLVTTHFKSALSREIVVEPLLPLGSVRAAGTPARDYIFEPGPEEILARIVPYFLAMRLYTALAESAASEHGARMIAMGSATKNANEMIQNLTLHMNRTRQATITREIVEIVGGAEALK
- the atpD gene encoding F0F1 ATP synthase subunit beta, with translation MANANGKKGSTEGNIGEIIQVIGPTVDVRFEPERLPKILNALTIQDPDRGIDLTVEVALHIGDEVVRCVAMSSTDGVTRGMAVRDTGGPITVPVGRQTLGRVFNLLGETIDQSGPVSEPGKRLPIHRAPPSFEEQETVTRIFETGIKVVDLLAPYAKGGKIGLFGGAGLGKTVILQELIRNIATEHGGFSVFSGVGERTREGNDLWLEMKESGVIDKTVMVFGQMNEPPGARLRVALTGVTMAEYFRDQENQDVLFFVDNIFRFTQAGSEVSALLGRMPSAVGYQPTLSTEMGALQERITSTKRGSITSVQAIYVPADDLTDPAPATTFTHLDATTVLSRRISELGIYPAVDPLDSTSRILDPNIVGEEHYNLARAVQKILQRYKELQDIIAILGIDELSDDDKLIVARARKIQRFLSQPFFVAEPFTGTPGKYVKLEDTIRSFQRIVAGDCDHIPEQAFYMMGTIDDVFAKAEQMGVTAGV